Proteins encoded by one window of Chondromyces crocatus:
- a CDS encoding porin family protein translates to MAYPVSRTPSAASTPPRRRRSQRIRLTAFAALLAATLLPASALADARTEARRHFKTGMELITKRRFDEGIKELEKANEILPHPSVVYNIARAHAEAGNLEQAVASYRQYLASEPEDRDKVSQVLRQLEEKLAAQRAATEPPRPPSTTQPPPLTPPQPGEQPPTGPTAPTGQPPRPGEQPDRPTEPQRPSGEQHTPGTPVTPDTRQLVGEARTDDIYQETVVTASRNAQSPLDAPSSTTIITRQDIRLSGITRIPELLRRVAGMDVMQITGGDTSVSMRGFNSRLSNKLLVLINGRTAKNDILGSTFWEMLTIDVDQIERIEVVRGPGSALYGADAFVGIVNIITIAPGEGRDGARVGVGDQVQGYGSVWTTGREGDFGYRLSAGFTRYPRWTREVAPDRIDLDLTSQSQNLGAQNVRLDLRTTQRLGKGRMLHLGGGYSRNEMNIYGIGPFNDYIFQGTNMDATAMFTSDFLNVRTYYTNMDVDAQSNAAYAGRTLYPTNALQHLYHAEAEFVRTLRFPEAVEHDLHLGGSYRLKHIRWSYLIDDPPTEHHGAIFLQDAMKIGPHFTFVASGRLDYVPFLERVIPSPRGAFIIKPTSQQAIRLSGSTAFRSPTFLEAYLALPIQLAQTGAELFSETNARDRPGFKLNPEQIVAAEASYLNQQSDFVNFEVTAYYNRVTDLIALADRRILTLSNRADGFGGIDPATGRYTVGFGGWDNQCDTYNVVGGEVGGRLFPIEGIDVIANYALNLSNQSVGDGCLVPADRRTSRHKINVGVQARTKIGIDGELMFHYQSSQQWVEQVATATGIFPQVFDLPGYTLVNARLGYRFLGDHAELSATVFNALAGITGPESPQMHPFGNRVGRRFMGFFTYNL, encoded by the coding sequence ATGGCGTATCCCGTCTCCCGAACGCCGAGCGCAGCCTCCACGCCGCCAAGGCGCCGCCGCTCGCAGCGGATCCGGCTCACCGCGTTCGCCGCCTTGCTCGCAGCGACCCTGCTCCCCGCGAGCGCCCTCGCCGATGCTCGCACCGAAGCCCGCCGTCATTTCAAGACGGGCATGGAGCTCATCACGAAGCGGCGCTTCGATGAAGGCATCAAGGAGCTCGAGAAGGCGAACGAGATCCTCCCGCACCCCAGCGTCGTCTACAACATCGCCCGCGCGCACGCCGAGGCAGGCAACCTCGAACAGGCCGTCGCGAGCTACCGTCAATACCTCGCGAGCGAACCCGAAGATCGCGACAAGGTCTCCCAGGTCCTCCGCCAGCTCGAAGAGAAGCTCGCCGCCCAGCGCGCCGCCACCGAGCCGCCCAGACCCCCGTCGACGACCCAGCCTCCACCGCTGACCCCACCGCAGCCTGGCGAGCAACCGCCCACGGGCCCCACGGCCCCGACCGGCCAGCCCCCCAGGCCCGGCGAGCAACCCGATCGACCCACCGAGCCTCAGCGCCCCTCGGGTGAACAGCACACGCCGGGCACCCCCGTCACCCCCGACACCCGACAGCTCGTCGGCGAGGCGCGCACCGACGACATCTACCAGGAGACCGTCGTCACGGCCTCGCGCAACGCGCAGAGCCCCCTCGACGCCCCCAGCTCCACCACGATCATCACCCGGCAGGACATCCGCCTCTCCGGCATCACCCGCATCCCGGAGCTGCTCCGCCGCGTCGCCGGCATGGACGTCATGCAAATCACGGGTGGTGACACCAGCGTCTCGATGCGCGGCTTCAACAGCCGCCTCTCGAACAAGCTGCTCGTCCTGATCAACGGACGCACCGCGAAGAACGACATCCTCGGCTCCACCTTCTGGGAGATGTTGACCATCGACGTCGACCAGATCGAACGCATCGAGGTCGTACGCGGCCCTGGCTCCGCGCTCTACGGCGCCGACGCCTTCGTGGGCATCGTCAACATCATCACCATCGCGCCAGGCGAAGGCCGCGACGGCGCCCGCGTCGGCGTCGGTGATCAGGTCCAGGGTTACGGCTCCGTGTGGACCACCGGCCGCGAGGGCGACTTCGGCTACCGCCTCTCCGCAGGCTTCACCCGCTATCCCCGCTGGACGCGCGAGGTCGCCCCCGACCGCATCGATCTCGACCTCACCAGCCAGAGCCAGAACCTCGGCGCGCAGAACGTACGACTCGATCTCAGGACCACGCAGCGCCTCGGCAAGGGCCGCATGCTCCATCTCGGTGGTGGCTACTCCCGCAACGAGATGAACATCTACGGCATCGGCCCGTTCAACGACTACATCTTCCAGGGCACGAACATGGACGCCACGGCCATGTTCACCAGCGACTTCCTGAACGTCCGCACCTACTACACGAACATGGACGTGGATGCGCAGTCGAACGCGGCATACGCCGGGCGCACCCTCTACCCCACCAACGCCCTCCAGCACCTCTACCACGCCGAGGCGGAGTTCGTTCGCACCCTGCGCTTCCCCGAGGCCGTCGAGCACGACCTCCACCTCGGCGGAAGCTACCGCCTCAAGCACATCCGCTGGAGCTACCTGATCGACGACCCGCCGACCGAGCATCACGGCGCCATCTTCCTCCAGGACGCGATGAAGATCGGCCCGCACTTCACCTTCGTCGCCTCGGGCCGCCTCGACTACGTTCCCTTCCTCGAGCGCGTCATCCCCTCACCGCGCGGCGCCTTCATCATCAAGCCGACGAGCCAGCAGGCCATCCGCCTCTCCGGCTCCACCGCCTTCCGCTCGCCCACCTTCCTCGAAGCCTACCTCGCGCTCCCCATCCAGCTCGCGCAGACCGGCGCCGAGCTGTTCTCGGAGACCAACGCCCGCGACCGACCTGGCTTCAAGCTCAACCCCGAGCAGATCGTCGCCGCCGAGGCCAGCTACCTCAACCAGCAGAGCGACTTCGTGAACTTCGAGGTCACCGCCTACTACAACCGCGTCACCGACCTCATCGCCCTCGCCGACCGACGCATCCTCACCCTCTCCAACCGCGCTGACGGCTTCGGCGGCATCGATCCTGCGACGGGCCGCTACACCGTCGGCTTCGGCGGCTGGGACAACCAGTGCGACACCTACAACGTCGTCGGCGGCGAGGTCGGTGGACGCCTCTTCCCGATCGAGGGCATCGACGTCATCGCCAACTACGCCCTCAACCTCTCCAACCAGAGCGTCGGCGACGGCTGCCTCGTCCCTGCCGACCGGCGCACCAGCCGCCACAAGATCAACGTCGGCGTCCAGGCCCGCACCAAGATCGGCATCGATGGCGAGCTCATGTTCCACTACCAGTCCAGCCAGCAGTGGGTGGAGCAGGTCGCCACCGCCACCGGCATCTTCCCGCAGGTCTTCGACCTCCCGGGATACACCCTGGTGAACGCCCGCCTCGGCTACCGCTTCCTCGGCGACCACGCCGAACTCTCGGCCACCGTCTTCAACGCCCTCGCAGGGATCACCGGCCCCGAGTCGCCGCAGATGCACCCCTTCGGCAACCGCGTCGGCCGACGCTTCATGGGCTTCTTCACGTACAACCTCTAG
- a CDS encoding serine/threonine protein kinase has product MSDDRQREGTGSSTSPKGAALSDPLIGRVINDRFKIVSVIARGGMGKVYRAEQAPLGRICALKVLSPKYDGDRDPEFHRRFVLEAATASKLTHPNTVTVFDYGQSDDIYYIAMEYIEGRTMHRALREEGPFDEQRTSYIARQICRSLREAHGLGVVHRDLKPGNVLLVTHEDEQDHVKVLDFGLVKDVESGQDLTQQGLFMGSPKYMAPEQITGGEISARTDVYALGVMMYEMLTGQVPFDRGASVSTLMAHVHDAVPPMHEVYPGLAISPAMEGLIYRCLDKNPRARFASMNDVLIALKRTGGATLTDTNDVLPAVAGNYSRSSRPSLATSGEHSTASVNYGANYTGNYSGTYSGAHSGPHSAPPTNPIAYPGLLSPDASSQPPPGAPVFVPPPITDSLGPRPRPPSGAPAAAPSGMRRLLPWAVGGVLASVIGVGVVLSSGSKPTTGADQASTGAPSVATTAAPAPTPSVAPQAPTSLAVSHDKPASLTIDVESNPPGAVVLEGAKELCAATPCRITWHGDDASPAVKHELTFEKRGFKPTKVSVIGAEDRVKVKLEAAPAGRLPPPKPEGYKDNPFGN; this is encoded by the coding sequence ATGTCCGACGACCGCCAGCGAGAGGGAACTGGCAGCTCGACCTCGCCGAAGGGTGCTGCTCTGTCGGATCCGCTCATCGGTCGCGTGATCAACGATCGCTTCAAGATCGTCAGTGTCATCGCGCGTGGTGGCATGGGCAAGGTCTACCGCGCCGAGCAAGCGCCGCTCGGACGCATCTGCGCCCTCAAGGTCCTCAGCCCCAAGTACGACGGCGATCGCGATCCCGAGTTCCACCGCCGCTTCGTCCTCGAAGCCGCGACGGCCTCCAAGCTCACCCACCCGAACACGGTCACCGTCTTCGACTACGGGCAGAGCGACGACATCTACTACATCGCGATGGAGTACATCGAGGGCAGGACCATGCACCGCGCCCTCCGCGAGGAAGGTCCCTTCGACGAGCAGCGCACCTCGTACATCGCGCGACAGATCTGCCGCTCTCTCCGCGAAGCGCACGGCCTCGGTGTCGTGCACCGCGACCTCAAGCCGGGCAACGTCTTGCTCGTCACCCACGAAGACGAGCAGGACCATGTGAAGGTCCTCGACTTCGGCCTGGTGAAGGACGTCGAGAGCGGCCAGGACCTCACCCAGCAAGGGCTGTTCATGGGCTCGCCGAAGTACATGGCGCCCGAGCAGATCACCGGCGGCGAGATCTCTGCGCGCACGGACGTCTACGCGCTCGGCGTGATGATGTACGAGATGCTGACCGGCCAGGTCCCGTTCGATCGTGGCGCCAGCGTCAGCACGCTCATGGCCCACGTGCACGACGCCGTGCCGCCGATGCACGAAGTCTACCCGGGGCTCGCCATCTCTCCTGCCATGGAGGGGCTCATCTACCGGTGCCTCGACAAGAACCCGAGGGCCCGCTTCGCCTCGATGAACGACGTCCTCATCGCGTTGAAGCGCACGGGTGGCGCGACGTTGACGGACACGAACGACGTCTTGCCGGCGGTCGCGGGCAACTACAGCCGCAGCTCGCGCCCCTCGCTCGCGACGAGCGGCGAGCACTCGACCGCCTCCGTCAACTACGGCGCGAACTACACGGGGAACTACTCCGGCACCTACTCCGGCGCGCACTCGGGTCCGCACTCCGCCCCGCCCACGAACCCGATCGCCTACCCGGGCCTGCTCTCACCCGACGCCAGCTCGCAACCTCCCCCGGGCGCGCCCGTCTTCGTCCCGCCCCCCATCACCGACTCCCTGGGCCCCAGACCGCGACCTCCGAGTGGCGCTCCCGCCGCGGCACCGAGCGGCATGCGCCGGCTCCTCCCCTGGGCGGTGGGTGGCGTCCTCGCGTCCGTCATCGGCGTGGGCGTGGTCCTCTCCAGCGGCTCCAAGCCCACCACGGGCGCAGACCAGGCGAGCACCGGCGCCCCCTCCGTGGCGACGACCGCAGCGCCCGCGCCCACCCCCTCGGTTGCTCCTCAGGCACCCACGAGCCTCGCCGTCTCGCACGACAAGCCTGCGTCCCTCACCATCGACGTCGAGAGCAATCCCCCTGGCGCCGTCGTCCTCGAAGGCGCCAAGGAACTCTGCGCAGCGACGCCGTGTCGCATCACCTGGCACGGCGACGACGCCTCACCGGCCGTCAAGCACGAGCTCACCTTCGAGAAGCGGGGCTTCAAGCCCACCAAGGTCAGCGTCATCGGCGCCGAGGACAGGGTAAAGGTCAAGCTCGAAGCGGCACCCGCCGGACGCCTCCCCCCGCCCAAGCCCGAGGGGTACAAGGACAACCCGTTCGGCAACTGA
- a CDS encoding FHA domain-containing serine/threonine-protein kinase, with the protein MTKTSPPPITAGTVINDRYEIRQSLGKGGMGEVFLAFDRSTQQTVALKVVREESRMPGDDEALRQELLLARSVGHPNVCRVHDLAPSLWGPILVMEQIPGQTLHTHIRKRKAQGGYSADEFRKIASEVCNGLAAIHAQGLVHGDLKPGNVMVSEGRTVILDFGFAQERARASARKPGAPPDGGTPNYMSPERLRSGGASPEDDVYAMALTLWEMWTCRVPEPGYKPRVKPMKQQIMFDVPAGLSHDEIRQIFRGLNEDPTMRPQARHMRFFNPSQLTTSPIQLPRERLDPGPPPGGALRTNFTPGAQSLLVSYASNAPDIVGTLLPLDKSVITIGRRSDQDIVLSEATVSGAHATLRWQTGTWLVEDHGSTNGTYADFNYERKTQVSLLHGGEVQLGECRLKLVTFGSDSPHHKKAKQYLAKRDGLTGLLVREHLMKAIDEDGLFAEWAEVPMQIARFELRGPNRQVSERPTILEMLALRKAAQRVIDLTEMLLLSLTPAVAGRTGPLKFAVSVVGPSLEEARHVVEQVVAQVQGTLPETLELAATLVKFEPGRPARTLVD; encoded by the coding sequence GTGACCAAGACGTCTCCCCCTCCCATCACTGCCGGAACGGTCATCAATGACCGTTACGAGATCCGTCAGAGCCTTGGTAAAGGCGGCATGGGCGAGGTCTTCCTGGCATTCGATCGCTCCACCCAGCAAACGGTGGCGCTCAAGGTCGTGCGTGAAGAGTCGCGCATGCCCGGAGACGACGAGGCGCTTCGTCAGGAGCTGCTGCTCGCGCGATCGGTCGGCCACCCCAACGTCTGCCGCGTCCATGACCTGGCGCCGAGCCTCTGGGGCCCGATCCTGGTCATGGAGCAGATCCCTGGCCAGACGCTGCACACGCACATCCGCAAGCGGAAGGCGCAAGGGGGGTACTCCGCCGACGAGTTCCGCAAGATCGCGAGCGAGGTCTGCAACGGTCTTGCGGCGATCCACGCCCAGGGGCTGGTGCACGGTGACCTGAAGCCCGGCAACGTGATGGTCTCCGAGGGGCGGACGGTGATCCTGGACTTCGGCTTCGCTCAGGAGCGCGCGCGTGCTTCGGCGCGCAAGCCGGGGGCGCCGCCCGACGGCGGGACGCCGAACTACATGTCCCCGGAGCGGTTGCGCAGTGGTGGTGCCAGCCCCGAAGACGATGTGTACGCGATGGCCCTGACGCTCTGGGAGATGTGGACCTGCCGCGTCCCCGAGCCTGGCTACAAGCCGCGGGTCAAGCCGATGAAGCAGCAGATCATGTTCGATGTGCCGGCAGGCCTGTCGCATGACGAGATCCGGCAGATCTTCCGCGGTCTCAACGAAGACCCGACGATGCGCCCGCAGGCGCGTCACATGCGGTTCTTCAACCCGTCGCAGCTGACGACGAGCCCCATCCAGCTACCGCGAGAGCGTCTCGATCCAGGTCCGCCGCCGGGTGGCGCGCTTCGGACGAACTTCACGCCTGGCGCGCAGTCGTTGCTGGTCAGCTACGCGAGCAACGCGCCGGACATCGTGGGGACGCTGCTGCCGCTGGACAAGTCGGTGATCACCATCGGGCGGCGGAGCGATCAAGACATCGTGCTCTCGGAGGCGACGGTCTCGGGAGCGCACGCGACGCTCCGGTGGCAGACGGGGACGTGGCTCGTCGAGGATCACGGGAGCACCAACGGGACGTACGCCGACTTCAACTACGAGCGGAAGACGCAGGTGTCGCTGCTGCATGGCGGCGAGGTGCAGCTCGGCGAGTGTCGGCTGAAGCTGGTCACCTTCGGCTCGGACTCGCCGCACCACAAGAAGGCGAAGCAGTACCTGGCGAAGCGAGACGGGCTCACGGGGTTGCTCGTGCGCGAGCATCTGATGAAGGCCATCGACGAGGATGGACTCTTCGCAGAGTGGGCCGAGGTGCCGATGCAGATTGCGCGCTTCGAGCTGCGGGGGCCGAACCGGCAAGTGAGCGAGCGGCCGACCATCCTGGAGATGCTCGCGCTGCGCAAGGCGGCGCAGCGGGTCATCGACTTGACCGAGATGCTGCTGCTCAGCCTGACGCCGGCGGTCGCGGGCCGTACGGGGCCCCTCAAGTTTGCGGTCTCGGTGGTGGGGCCGAGCCTCGAAGAGGCGCGCCACGTCGTGGAGCAGGTCGTGGCGCAGGTTCAAGGGACCTTGCCCGAAACGCTGGAGCTGGCGGCCACATTGGTGAAGTTCGAGCCCGGGCGACCCGCCCGGACGCTGGTGGATTGA
- a CDS encoding BamA/TamA family outer membrane protein yields the protein MQPRPGVAPPRAPGAGQLPPEPSAAGAGALAGAPTAATDAPLQLRYSPYEVETIRRALARLDASIDSEPEGKIIEGIEIIPLEVFEDRDPAPAFVNWFHSTSRPFVLRREMLLRSGEPYRQVLADETARNLRGRNQLSLVLVFPVRGSSPDRVRMVVVTKDVWSLRLNSNYRFAAGRLEYLLLQPSEQNLLGTHNSIAAQMLMDPATVSLGGSYTMPYVGGSRIVLSTDANVILGRDSGEVEGSFGSFSYGQPLYATIAEWSWGAVVSWREEITRRFVAGQVATFDADATPEEDDIPFRYRSSVLGGSYTVTRSFGRLLKNDFSLGIQASRRVYRAGDLSNFDPDARREFLRRAVPTSDTRIGPAFEYHTYSAHFRRVLDLNTLGLQEDFRIGHDVSLKLYPVLQGLGSTRNFAGVAVAAGYTVPLGDGLARLVVESVTEAEPSRIADGSIQIAGRIHTPHFGIGRLVFDAVLMHRYRNYMNRLTQLGGESRLRGYATGEFIGPDMFAANLEFRSVPLEIWSVQLAGAAFFDVGDAFRGFDDFRVKQSTGVGLRILFPQLDRTVIRADWGFPLTRGYVARDSFPGDIIVTFGQAFQLPAPSVSSL from the coding sequence GTGCAACCGCGTCCCGGTGTGGCGCCTCCACGAGCACCCGGTGCGGGGCAGCTCCCACCCGAGCCGAGCGCTGCGGGCGCCGGCGCGCTCGCGGGGGCCCCGACGGCCGCCACGGATGCGCCGCTGCAGCTGCGCTACTCCCCTTACGAGGTCGAGACGATCCGGCGCGCGCTGGCGCGTCTCGACGCCTCCATCGACTCGGAGCCAGAAGGGAAGATCATCGAGGGGATCGAGATCATCCCGCTCGAGGTCTTCGAAGATCGCGATCCGGCGCCTGCGTTCGTCAACTGGTTCCACTCGACGTCGCGGCCGTTCGTGCTGCGGCGCGAGATGCTGCTTCGTTCGGGTGAGCCCTATCGGCAAGTCCTCGCCGACGAGACGGCGCGCAATCTGAGAGGGCGGAATCAGCTCTCGCTCGTCCTCGTGTTTCCGGTCCGGGGCAGCAGCCCCGATCGGGTGCGCATGGTGGTGGTCACCAAGGACGTGTGGAGCCTGCGGCTGAACTCGAACTACCGTTTCGCTGCGGGGAGGCTGGAGTACCTCCTGCTCCAGCCCAGCGAACAGAACCTGCTGGGGACCCACAATTCCATCGCGGCGCAGATGCTCATGGACCCGGCGACCGTCTCACTGGGCGGGAGCTACACGATGCCCTACGTGGGGGGCAGCCGGATCGTTCTCAGCACCGACGCCAACGTGATCCTGGGACGCGACAGCGGCGAGGTCGAGGGGTCCTTCGGGTCGTTCAGTTACGGTCAGCCGCTCTACGCCACCATCGCGGAGTGGTCGTGGGGGGCGGTCGTGAGCTGGCGAGAAGAGATCACCCGACGCTTCGTCGCAGGGCAGGTGGCCACCTTCGATGCGGATGCCACGCCGGAAGAGGACGACATCCCGTTCCGATACCGGAGCTCTGTGCTCGGGGGGAGCTATACGGTCACCAGGAGTTTCGGTCGCCTGCTCAAGAACGATTTCTCGCTCGGGATCCAGGCGAGTCGCCGAGTGTATCGGGCCGGTGACCTGTCGAATTTCGATCCTGATGCGCGTCGAGAGTTTCTTCGTCGAGCCGTCCCGACGAGCGACACACGCATCGGACCCGCGTTCGAGTACCACACCTATTCGGCGCACTTTCGACGGGTGCTGGATCTGAACACGCTGGGGCTCCAGGAGGATTTCCGGATAGGACATGATGTGTCGCTGAAGCTCTATCCGGTGCTCCAGGGGCTCGGATCGACGCGCAACTTCGCGGGCGTGGCCGTGGCGGCGGGCTACACGGTGCCGCTCGGCGACGGTCTGGCGCGACTCGTGGTGGAGAGCGTCACGGAGGCCGAGCCGTCCCGGATCGCGGATGGCTCGATCCAGATCGCTGGCCGTATCCATACGCCTCACTTCGGGATCGGGAGGCTGGTGTTCGATGCCGTCCTGATGCACCGCTACCGCAACTACATGAACCGGCTCACGCAGCTCGGCGGGGAGTCGCGCCTTCGTGGGTACGCGACCGGGGAGTTCATCGGTCCCGACATGTTCGCTGCCAACCTGGAGTTTCGCAGCGTGCCCCTGGAGATCTGGTCCGTGCAGCTCGCGGGGGCTGCGTTTTTCGATGTGGGGGATGCGTTCAGGGGCTTCGACGACTTCAGGGTCAAGCAATCGACAGGGGTGGGGTTGCGTATCCTGTTTCCACAGCTCGACCGGACGGTGATCCGGGCCGACTGGGGATTCCCCCTCACGCGCGGTTACGTGGCGAGAGATTCCTTCCCTGGAGACATCATCGTCACCTTCGGGCAGGCGTTTCAGCTCCCTGCCCCGTCGGTGTCTTCTCTGTAG
- a CDS encoding VCBS repeat-containing protein produces the protein MAACLLFVTACGGNHSVSPWGGGEAPPPSVLIQASDLGAQLQIIDQETAARGLTVVTELRGNLPRGGGEVVARGYRGVDRLGRPITAVRVVSSRGLVLTLGPRSLRDLDHFRATELLAHPLLGDVPLDDDDIQRASLGDLNGDGSLDVVLRSEAGTLEVWSLRAFSATPYPIELTTLPTLALDIEPGSGLSLGGRPQPVETDQLQPDLLEIATFESGRYTGQSAAARAYHARRARELTTESRSPSTEPTAPDETTRLRRAIERAWYTLLAGRPRTEVLTALDKERVSSEHEGVFAAYRTRIARMGSRSAKTTTEKTPTGQGAETPARR, from the coding sequence TTGGCGGCGTGCCTTCTCTTCGTCACCGCGTGCGGCGGAAACCACAGCGTCTCGCCCTGGGGTGGGGGAGAAGCGCCGCCCCCCTCGGTGCTCATCCAGGCCTCAGACCTCGGCGCCCAGCTTCAGATCATCGATCAAGAGACGGCAGCACGCGGGCTGACCGTCGTGACGGAGCTCCGAGGCAACCTCCCCCGGGGGGGCGGTGAGGTGGTTGCGCGTGGGTATCGAGGCGTCGACCGGCTCGGGCGCCCCATCACGGCAGTCCGCGTCGTGAGTTCTCGCGGACTGGTCCTGACGCTCGGGCCTCGGTCGCTGCGCGACCTCGACCACTTCCGCGCCACCGAGCTACTTGCCCATCCTCTCCTCGGAGACGTGCCCCTGGACGACGACGACATCCAGCGCGCGTCCCTGGGCGATCTCAACGGCGATGGCTCCCTCGATGTCGTCCTCCGCAGCGAGGCTGGCACGCTGGAGGTCTGGTCCCTCCGCGCGTTCAGTGCCACCCCGTACCCGATCGAACTCACCACCCTCCCCACACTCGCCCTCGACATCGAGCCGGGGAGCGGGCTGTCGCTCGGAGGTCGCCCGCAGCCCGTCGAGACCGATCAGCTCCAGCCCGACCTTCTCGAGATCGCCACGTTCGAATCCGGCCGCTACACAGGCCAGAGCGCCGCCGCGCGCGCCTACCACGCACGTCGCGCAAGAGAACTCACCACGGAATCGCGCTCCCCATCCACCGAACCGACAGCGCCCGACGAGACCACCCGGCTACGACGCGCCATCGAGCGCGCCTGGTACACCCTGCTCGCAGGTCGACCCCGCACGGAAGTGCTCACTGCGCTCGACAAGGAGCGGGTCTCCTCCGAGCACGAGGGCGTGTTCGCCGCGTACAGGACGCGCATCGCGCGCATGGGCTCGAGGTCGGCCAAAACGACTACAGAGAAGACACCGACGGGGCAGGGAGCTGAAACGCCTGCCCGAAGGTGA
- a CDS encoding NAD(P)-dependent oxidoreductase — translation MRLLVADKMNLSALEELRILGIEILYRPELTRDTLAAALDGIGILVVRSTEVTAAALSAAKHLNLIVRAGAGVNNIDVQAASVRGIYVANCPGKNAIAVAELAMGFILALDRRLVDATTDLRAGRWEKAKYSAGRGLYGHRIGIAGLGAVGRELLERARTFGLTPHAWSRSLTPSRAAKINVGFARTLEELAAKSDVLSIHLPLTPHTRGVVSRRVLEALPEGAILVNTSRWEVLDYAALAEFAPKKNLRVGLDVIPDEPNEGKGTIDPALFSQGLIYGTPHIGASTEQAQLAIAMETARIVRSFLTKEDVPNVVNIAAASPARFAVVIRMLDKVGVLANCLAVLKRHNINVEEVSNTVFEGALATCTKLRVSGRPSEACVKEIQAFDEVLHIDVVALPNLA, via the coding sequence ATGCGTCTGCTCGTCGCCGACAAAATGAACCTCTCCGCCCTCGAGGAACTGCGGATCCTCGGGATCGAAATCCTCTATCGGCCCGAGCTTACCAGGGACACCCTGGCGGCCGCCCTGGATGGCATAGGCATCCTCGTGGTTCGCTCGACGGAGGTCACCGCAGCAGCGCTCAGCGCGGCGAAGCACCTCAACCTGATCGTCCGCGCAGGCGCCGGGGTGAACAACATCGACGTGCAAGCGGCCAGCGTGCGCGGCATCTACGTCGCCAACTGCCCCGGGAAGAACGCGATAGCGGTCGCAGAGCTGGCGATGGGGTTCATCCTGGCGCTCGACCGTCGGTTGGTGGATGCGACGACCGACCTCCGCGCTGGTCGCTGGGAGAAGGCGAAGTACTCGGCAGGTCGGGGGCTGTACGGTCACCGGATCGGGATCGCAGGGCTCGGCGCAGTTGGTCGTGAGCTGCTGGAGCGCGCGCGAACGTTCGGGCTCACACCCCACGCATGGTCACGCTCGCTGACACCTTCACGCGCGGCGAAGATCAACGTCGGCTTTGCCCGCACCCTGGAGGAGCTCGCGGCGAAATCCGACGTGCTGTCGATCCACCTTCCTCTCACGCCCCACACGCGCGGCGTGGTGAGTCGACGGGTCCTCGAGGCACTTCCCGAGGGCGCCATCCTGGTCAACACCTCTCGCTGGGAGGTTCTCGATTACGCGGCTCTGGCCGAATTTGCGCCGAAGAAGAACCTTCGGGTAGGTCTGGATGTCATCCCGGACGAGCCGAACGAAGGGAAGGGGACCATCGATCCTGCGCTGTTCAGCCAGGGGCTCATCTACGGCACCCCGCACATCGGCGCCTCGACCGAGCAAGCGCAGCTCGCCATCGCCATGGAGACGGCGCGGATCGTGCGCTCTTTCCTCACCAAGGAAGACGTGCCCAACGTCGTGAACATCGCGGCAGCCTCGCCTGCGCGCTTTGCGGTGGTGATCCGGATGCTGGACAAGGTCGGGGTGCTGGCGAACTGCCTCGCCGTCCTCAAGCGCCACAACATCAACGTCGAGGAAGTGTCGAACACGGTGTTCGAAGGCGCGCTGGCGACGTGCACCAAGCTGCGTGTCTCCGGTCGTCCGAGCGAGGCTTGTGTGAAGGAAATTCAGGCATTCGACGAGGTTCTGCACATCGATGTGGTAGCCTTGCCGAACCTTGCGTGA
- the rimP gene encoding ribosome maturation factor RimP, whose translation MPVTTRWIRGPGSQFGNRLFFFGVWSPGLESPELDARVERGHPKAIFYFMQHSMGGETKGTVDLARVREAITPALVAYGVQLVDAEWLTERAGWTLRVTIEREGVLDLSGGVTLEDCAEVSRDVSAALDVADLISCAYNLEVSSPGLDRRLKSPAEFKRFVGRTAKVKLSRPASDGQKLLRGELLEAPEGLVAVMVDGKRIEAAIEDIAEARLVFELTPQPKAGKKGRRRPSGQAEGTEQGAQPATPGPRKRP comes from the coding sequence GTGCCGGTCACAACTAGGTGGATCCGCGGGCCGGGTTCCCAGTTTGGGAATCGGCTCTTTTTTTTTGGCGTGTGGTCACCGGGATTGGAAAGCCCGGAGTTGGACGCCAGAGTCGAGCGGGGCCATCCGAAGGCGATCTTCTATTTCATGCAGCACTCGATGGGCGGCGAAACGAAAGGCACGGTAGATCTCGCGCGAGTTCGAGAGGCGATCACGCCTGCGCTCGTGGCGTACGGTGTCCAGCTCGTCGATGCGGAGTGGCTGACTGAGCGTGCGGGCTGGACACTGCGCGTCACGATCGAACGAGAGGGCGTTCTCGATCTTTCGGGTGGAGTCACCCTCGAGGACTGCGCCGAGGTCTCTCGTGATGTGTCTGCGGCCCTGGACGTTGCCGATCTGATCTCGTGTGCTTACAACCTCGAGGTCAGCTCTCCGGGCCTGGATCGACGCCTCAAGTCGCCTGCCGAGTTCAAGCGCTTCGTGGGGCGCACCGCGAAAGTGAAGCTCTCGCGGCCCGCTTCCGATGGGCAGAAGCTCCTGCGCGGCGAGCTGCTCGAAGCACCGGAGGGGCTGGTCGCTGTCATGGTCGATGGGAAGCGCATCGAGGCGGCCATTGAAGATATCGCCGAGGCGCGGCTCGTCTTCGAGCTCACGCCTCAGCCCAAGGCAGGCAAGAAAGGGCGGCGACGTCCTTCCGGCCAGGCTGAAGGGACAGAGCAGGGCGCTCAGCCTGCTACTCCAGGCCCCCGAAAGAGACCGTAA